A window of Halopelagius inordinatus genomic DNA:
TTCATCAATACCTGTGAGACTACCCTGTCATGGAATCTAATGGCACGGACGGGAAACTCGACCGTCGTACGCTGTTGAAGCTCTCTGGGGCCGGTTTGGTGGGGGCCACGGCCGGATGTCTCGAAGACTCCGAAGGGTCCGGAACCGAAGGTGAAGGGACCGACTCCGGCGGGGAGAACACCGACGAGAACACCGACTCCAGCGGCGGCGGCCAAGAGTCGTACACCATCGGGATGGTGGACGCGCTCACGGGTTCGCTCGCGCCGTACGGCAAGCGGAACCAACGGGGCAAGGACCTCGCACTCGCGGCGATAAACGACGTGGGAATCGGCTCCGACGGGGCTTCGCTCGAAATCGCCGTCGAGGACTCCGAGTCGTCGAACCAGTCCGGCGTCTCCGCCGCGCAGAAACTCGTCGAACAGAACGGCGTCCCGCTTTTCATCGGCGCCGTCGGCTCCGGCGTCTCCATCGCCATGTACGACTCCGTCACGAAGGGTGCCGGCGTCGTCCAGATTTCACAGAACTCCACCAGCCCCGAACTCACCAACGTTCCGGGACTGCTCCGAACGAGTCCCTCCGGGTCGGCCAAAGGTGAGGCTCTCGCGAAGTTCATCGCCGAGGACCACGACAAAGTCGCCGTCACGTGGGTCAACAACGACTACGGGACCGGCCTGTCGAACGTCTTCGCGGATACGTTCGAGGGGGACGTCGTCTACAACGAACCGCACGACCAAGGGCAGTCGTCGTACAGCGGAACGCTCACCGAGATGGCAAACACCGACGCGTCGGCGTGGTTGTTCCTCACCTACGCCAACGAGATGACCGTGATGGCCAACGAGTCGTTCGACCAAGGCTACAACACGCAGGTCGACTACTACGGCGCGGAATCGACCGTCGCCGACGAGATTCTGGAGAACACGCCGGAGGGGAGCTTAGACGGCATGCAGGGCATCACGGAGTCCGCCCCCGGCGACCAGGAGAACTTCAAGAACTTCGCTTCGACGTTCAAGTCCGAGTACGACGCCGAACCGACCGTCTGGGCGGCGTTCACCTACGACGCGGTCCACATCGCGGCGCTGGCCATCGAGGCGGCCGACGAGTTCACGGGCGAGGCCCTGAACGAAGTCGTCCGCGACGTGACCCGCCCGGAGGGCCAAGAGGCGTTCACCTTCGAGGAGGCGGCCGGGATGCTCCGCGACGGCGGGTCGCCGAGCGACGTGGACTATCAGGGCGTCAGCGGCCTCGTCGACTTAGACGAGAACGGCGACCCGCCGGGCACCTATCAGGTGTACAGCGTCCAAGAGCACGCCTACGAGTACGGCGAGTACATCACGAGCTAAGATGAACGAGTCGGGTGGACAGACGGGGTCCGGACCCCCGGGGAGAGTCGGATGATTCTCCTCCAGGGTCTGAACCCGTTTCAGTTCGTCGTCAACGGAATCGTGTTCAGCAGCATCATCGTGCTCGCGTCTATCGGCCTGTCTCTGGTCTACAGCATCGCCGACTTCGCGAACTTCGCCCACGGGGACACCCTGACGGTCGGCGCGTTCGGCGCGTTAGCGGTCGTTCCAGTCGTCGCGCCCGCGATGGAGGGCATCCTCCTCTTCGGACTGCCCGTCTGGCTGTTCGTCGTGCTTCTCGTCGGGATGGCGGTGGCCGCCGTCGTCGTCGTCCTGACGGAGTTCGTAGTCTACAGACCGCTCGATGCGGGCTCTATCGAACTGCTCATCACGAGCATCGGGGTGGCGCTCTCGTACCGGGCCGTCGTCTTCCTCGCGTTCGGAACGAGTCCGCAACGGTACGGCGTCCCGCGGGCGGGGCCCATCCCCGAGATTCGCGAGACGTTCAACCTCGCGGTGACGCCCCGACAGGTCGCCGTCGTCCTCTCTGCGGTGGTTCTCGTGGGCATCCTCCACTTCGTCCTCCAGTACACCACGCTGGGGCGGAAGATGCGCGCCACCGCCGACGACCCGAACCTCGCGCGGGTCAGCGGGATTCGCACCCGCGAGGTCATCGTCGCCATGTGGGTCATCGGCGGCGTCCTGGCGGCGGCGGGCGGCGTCTTCCTCGGACTGGAGACGCTCGTCCGCCCGCGGATGGGGTTCGACATCCTGCTCATCGTCTTCGCCGCGGTCATCTTGGGCGGTATCGGCTCCGTCTACGGCGCGATGCTCGGCGGACTCGTCATCGGGATGCTGTACGAACTGACGCCGATGTTCTCTATGGTCGGCATCCCCATCGGCTCGGAGTACGCCGAGGCAGTCGCGTTCGTCATCATGGTCGCGATACTGCTCGTTCGACCGAGCGGAATCATGGGTGAGACGACGTGAGCGACGCAGGCGGTCTCTCGGGAATCGCAAACTCCGTCGCCCGGACCGACGGCGAGCGAACCGTGCTCGTCGGCGTGGCGGGGATAGTTCTGGCCCTGCTGGTGGCGACGGCGCTCGGGGTCGTGAAGCTCCCGTTCCTCCTGTCGCTGCTCTCTTTGGCCGGGATGTACGTCCTCTTGACGTTGGGACTGAACGTCCAGTGGGGCTACACCGGCCTCATCAACTTCTCCGTCGCGGCGTTCTGGGGCATCGGGGCCTACTGCGCGGCGCTTTTGAGCGCGCCGAGTTCGCCGTTGGAACTCGGGTTGAGCCCGATTGTCGGGTTCCTCGCGGCCGTCGTCGTCAGCGCCGTCGTCGCCGTCTTCATCGCCATTCCGACGCTCCGCCTGCGCGAGGACTACCTCGCCATCGCGTCGCTCGGACTGGCCGAGGTCATCCGCCGACTCATCCTCAACGAGGAGCAGTGGACGGCCGGATCCAGCGGTATCTCCGGCATCCCGCGACTACTGCCGGACCTGCCGCTGACGCAGAACGCGACGAACTTCGCCGTCGTGGTGGTTCTCATCGCCCTCGTCTACGGCTTCCTGTGGCGGGTTCACCGCTCGCCGTGGGGCCGCGTCCTCCGGACGATTCGCTCCGACGAGGACTTAGCGAAGGCGCTGGGGAAGAACACCTACGCGTTCAAGATGCAGTCGTTCGTTCTCGGGTCGGTCATCATGGCCATCGCGGGGGCGTTCTACGTCCACGTGAACCTCTACATCGACCCGACGGACCTCATCCCGCTGACGACGTTTTACATCTGGATCGCGGTCATCCTCGGCGGGACGGGGAGCAACCGCGGCGCGGTTCTCGGGGCGGCGACGATAATCGCCATCCGCGAGGGGACGCGCTTTCTCAACGACGTCGCGGCGTTCACCAGTCTCGGCATCGACCTCGCGCCGATTCGACTGCTGTTGGTCGGACTGCTCATCATCCTCGTCGTGCGGGTTCGCCCGGAGGGACTGCTCCCGCCGCGCGACGAACTC
This region includes:
- a CDS encoding ABC transporter substrate-binding protein, whose translation is MESNGTDGKLDRRTLLKLSGAGLVGATAGCLEDSEGSGTEGEGTDSGGENTDENTDSSGGGQESYTIGMVDALTGSLAPYGKRNQRGKDLALAAINDVGIGSDGASLEIAVEDSESSNQSGVSAAQKLVEQNGVPLFIGAVGSGVSIAMYDSVTKGAGVVQISQNSTSPELTNVPGLLRTSPSGSAKGEALAKFIAEDHDKVAVTWVNNDYGTGLSNVFADTFEGDVVYNEPHDQGQSSYSGTLTEMANTDASAWLFLTYANEMTVMANESFDQGYNTQVDYYGAESTVADEILENTPEGSLDGMQGITESAPGDQENFKNFASTFKSEYDAEPTVWAAFTYDAVHIAALAIEAADEFTGEALNEVVRDVTRPEGQEAFTFEEAAGMLRDGGSPSDVDYQGVSGLVDLDENGDPPGTYQVYSVQEHAYEYGEYITS
- a CDS encoding branched-chain amino acid ABC transporter permease translates to MILLQGLNPFQFVVNGIVFSSIIVLASIGLSLVYSIADFANFAHGDTLTVGAFGALAVVPVVAPAMEGILLFGLPVWLFVVLLVGMAVAAVVVVLTEFVVYRPLDAGSIELLITSIGVALSYRAVVFLAFGTSPQRYGVPRAGPIPEIRETFNLAVTPRQVAVVLSAVVLVGILHFVLQYTTLGRKMRATADDPNLARVSGIRTREVIVAMWVIGGVLAAAGGVFLGLETLVRPRMGFDILLIVFAAVILGGIGSVYGAMLGGLVIGMLYELTPMFSMVGIPIGSEYAEAVAFVIMVAILLVRPSGIMGETT
- a CDS encoding branched-chain amino acid ABC transporter permease; amino-acid sequence: MAGIVLALLVATALGVVKLPFLLSLLSLAGMYVLLTLGLNVQWGYTGLINFSVAAFWGIGAYCAALLSAPSSPLELGLSPIVGFLAAVVVSAVVAVFIAIPTLRLREDYLAIASLGLAEVIRRLILNEEQWTAGSSGISGIPRLLPDLPLTQNATNFAVVVVLIALVYGFLWRVHRSPWGRVLRTIRSDEDLAKALGKNTYAFKMQSFVLGSVIMAIAGAFYVHVNLYIDPTDLIPLTTFYIWIAVILGGTGSNRGAVLGAATIIAIREGTRFLNDVAAFTSLGIDLAPIRLLLVGLLIILVVRVRPEGLLPPRDELVWPASRGREEDA